CGTCGCCCTCGCCTTCTCGCGCCGCGTCCGGACGTGGGGAGATGCGCTCCGGCTCGAGGCCCGGCTCAAACGGATGCCCCGCGCGGAGAAGCTCGCGATCGTCCGCGCGTCGCGCACCGCGTCTTCCCGCGCAGCGTCCCCTCCTGATAGACTTCCTTCGCCATGAGCGAACCGCGCGCCCCCTTCGACGCCTCGCCGCGCAAGCGGATCAAGGAGCTGGAGGTGATGGTCGCGGACACGATCGCCGAGACGCACGACACCTCCACGCTCGTCTTCTTCACCGGGAACGACCGGCTCGACTACCGGGCCGGGCACTTCCTCACGATTGACCCGCACCAGTTCGACTCGCTCGCGCGGTTCACCGCCTTCCTCGAGGACATGAAGGGGAAGAAGGAGCCGCCGCGCGCCTACTCGATGGTGTCGGCGCCGCACGAGAAGTACCTCGCGGTCACCATCAAGGAGGAGCGGTACGTCTCGGGGCAGACGAAATTCCCGCCCCTCCTCTCGCCGATGCTCGTGCGGCGGACGCGGATCGGGATGCGCCTCATCGTCACCGGGTTCACGGGGCCGTACACTCTTCCCGACAACGTCGAGTCGAGGACGGACACGCTCGTGCACCTGTGCGCCGGATCCGGCAGCGTGCCGAACTTCTCGATCCTCAAGCACGCGCTCACGAGCTTCCCGAGCCTCAGGCACGTGTGGATCAACGCGAACAAGACATGGAAGGACGTCATCTTCAGGAAACAGCTCGCCGAGCTGACCCGGCAGCACACCGATCGGCTCCGCGTCGTCCACGTCCTGTCGAGGGAGACCGACGCGGGGCGGTTCGGGCCGGAGGTCCTCAAGGGGCGCGTCGACACGCCCATTCTGAAGGCGCACATCCCGGATCCAGGGACGTGCCTGGTCTACGCGTGCGGGCCGGCGGTGGGGCCGTGGGATCGCGCGGCCGCGAAGGAGAAGGGGATCGCGCCGTCGCCGAGGTTTCTCGAGGCGGCGCTCGCGGGGCTCCGGGAGCTCGGCGTCACGGACGATCGGATCGAGTACGAGTCGTACGGCTAGAGCGAAATCTCGACCCCTGCCCGCCGCTCCCGCGCGAGCCGGTGGAGGTGGCTCGCGGCCGCCACGTCCTCGACGGCCAGCCCCAGCGACTTGAAGAGGGTGATCTGGCGATCGCTCGTCCGTCCGGGGAGCCCGCCCGCGAAGACGGCTCCGATTTCACCGGCGACGGCGTTTCCCTTCACCGACCCTTCGCTCTCCGCGAGGAGAATGTCGCCGGCCTCGACGCGCGCCGCGGCGATCGAATCGACGAAGACCCGCGCGCGCGCGACCGCCTCGCCGTCGATCTCGCGCCGGTTGGCGACGCACGCGCCGACGGCCGTGAC
This region of Acidobacteriota bacterium genomic DNA includes:
- a CDS encoding GIY-YIG nuclease family protein codes for the protein MGVTGFQLYSPVPFVYILRCRDGSLYTGATKDLDRRVAQHRAGTASRYTRSRLPVALAFSRRVRTWGDALRLEARLKRMPRAEKLAIVRASRTASSRAASPPDRLPSP
- a CDS encoding oxidoreductase translates to MSEPRAPFDASPRKRIKELEVMVADTIAETHDTSTLVFFTGNDRLDYRAGHFLTIDPHQFDSLARFTAFLEDMKGKKEPPRAYSMVSAPHEKYLAVTIKEERYVSGQTKFPPLLSPMLVRRTRIGMRLIVTGFTGPYTLPDNVESRTDTLVHLCAGSGSVPNFSILKHALTSFPSLRHVWINANKTWKDVIFRKQLAELTRQHTDRLRVVHVLSRETDAGRFGPEVLKGRVDTPILKAHIPDPGTCLVYACGPAVGPWDRAAAKEKGIAPSPRFLEAALAGLRELGVTDDRIEYESYG